One part of the Candidatus Angelobacter sp. genome encodes these proteins:
- a CDS encoding dienelactone hydrolase family protein, translating to MKGLNMKRWMTFIIAALSVAASAQAQEWAKARLEKSPRHLEWVKIKHGDREVNCFIAYPEVKDKATAVVVIHEIFGLSDWVRGVTDQLAEAGYIAIAPDLLSGTAPGGGGTAELGSGDAVRKAISSLPPSQVTADLNAVVDYVAKLPACNGKVAVGGFCWGGGQTFRFATNNKNIKSAFAFYGTGPDKAEDIARINCPVYGFYGGNDERVNATIPKSEDLMKKAGKTYEPKIYDGAGHGFMRAGEDPGNTNEANKKAREEAWKRWKESLKKL from the coding sequence ATGAAAGGACTGAACATGAAACGATGGATGACGTTCATTATAGCCGCCCTTTCGGTGGCGGCCAGCGCTCAGGCCCAGGAGTGGGCCAAGGCCCGGCTCGAAAAATCTCCGCGTCACCTGGAGTGGGTAAAGATCAAGCACGGCGACCGCGAAGTGAACTGTTTCATTGCCTATCCCGAAGTGAAGGACAAGGCCACCGCCGTGGTCGTGATACACGAAATCTTCGGCCTCTCGGATTGGGTCCGTGGCGTGACCGATCAACTGGCGGAAGCGGGCTACATCGCCATCGCGCCGGATTTGCTCTCTGGTACCGCGCCCGGCGGAGGCGGCACGGCCGAACTCGGCAGCGGTGACGCCGTTCGCAAAGCCATCTCCTCACTCCCGCCCAGCCAGGTCACTGCCGATCTGAATGCTGTCGTGGATTACGTCGCGAAACTGCCGGCGTGCAATGGCAAGGTGGCCGTCGGCGGATTCTGCTGGGGTGGCGGCCAGACGTTCCGATTCGCAACCAATAACAAGAACATCAAGTCGGCCTTTGCATTTTACGGTACCGGCCCCGACAAGGCCGAAGACATCGCCCGCATCAACTGCCCGGTGTACGGTTTCTATGGCGGCAACGACGAGCGCGTGAACGCGACGATCCCGAAATCCGAAGACCTGATGAAAAAAGCAGGCAAGACCTACGAGCCAAAAATCTACGACGGCGCCGGACATGGCTTCATGCGCGCCGGTGAAGACCCCGGCAACACAAATGAGGCCAACAAGAAAGCCCGCGAAGAAGCCTGGAAACGCTGGAAAGAGTCGCTGAAAAAACTCTGA